In Desulfonatronum thiodismutans, the genomic window GGGCCAGGATCCAGGAAGAGCATCTGGCGATCCATCGCGCGCAAAAGCTGCTTGAGACCGCAACCCAAGCCCCGGCCAGATCATCGACGTTGTCCGAACCTCCCGCTCTGCCGTGGGCATTGACGCTGTATCGCCTGTGGCAGGCTCGGCGGGCGCCCCTGGGCGAGGAAGGCTTGCGTCACCTGTTGCTTGATCTGCCCGAGTCTCCACGCAAGCGAGAGGCTTTGTTGGGTTTCTGGTTGGGGACGTACCAACGGGGTTTGGTCCTTCACGACCTCAGGGCGCTACTCCAGCCCGACCTGCCTTTTGAAAATGACCTGGCACTCGCTCGGACAGCTTCCCTGGCGGCCTTGCATCTGGGAGAACTCGCCTTGGCCAAGGCTTTCTGGATGCGCCATCAAAAGCTTTCCGGGCGTTCTCCCAGACCCCCCCTGAGTCCGCTGGATATGTATTGTTCCTGGGCCGGAACGTTTCAGCGACAGAACCTGCTGTCTCGGCCCGGGCTGCCTTTTGACCACGAGCGCCATCTTCCCGAATCCGCCCTGGAATGTCTGATCCTGGCCCATCGTCTGGATTCCCGGAACATGACCGTTTGCCGGTCCATGGACGCATTGCTGGATAAGCAACCGGGCTTTGAACCGCTGCGGCTATCCTTGCTGTCCCATCTCACTCTGCATCAACCCGGTAACTGGCTGGCGGGGTTGAAACTGGGTCTGGTCAACCTCCAAGGGTTCAGGCTAGAAGAAGGTTTGGAGGAGTTGCTTCTGGCAGCTTCGAGGGCCGAACAGCACAGTGAAACGCGAAAATTCAACAACGCCCTGGCCACGGCCGACCCGGACGGCTCGATCCGCGCGGCCCTGGGTATTCAACCCGGTGCATAGCGATTAATCCGATGCCTTTGTCTCATGCTTGAACTGCTGCGCATTCGCAACCTCGCCCTGATCGACGATCTGGAACTTGAATTCGGTCCAGGCTTGAATGTGATCACCGGTGAAACCGGGGCTGGAAAATCTTTCATCCTCCGGGCTCTGGATTTTCTGCTTGGTGAAAAGCTGGCCGTGAACCTTGTGCGTCCGGGCCATGACAAGGCACGGGTGGAGGCGGTTTTCGTTAGCGGTGAGAATGGCTCCTGCGCCGAAACGGTGATCCGGCGCGAACTGTCAGCGCAGTCCGGTCGTTCTCGGGTCTGGGTCAACGATGAACTGGCTTCCCAGGAGAGTCTGAAACGGTTGCGTTCCAGGTTGATCCTTCACGCCAGCCAACATTCTCAGCAGCAACTCCGCTTGCCCTCCTTCCATGCCCGCCTGCTGGACCGGTTTCTGGAACAGCCGGAATTGGTCCGGGAAAAGGATCGCCGCCTGGCCGCGTTGTCCACCCTGGTGGATCGCCAACGCGAATTGGAAGAGCGCTTGCGGGATTTGCTGGAACGCAAGGATCTTCTGGAATACCAGCGCTCGGAAATCGCCAAGGTTGATCCGAATCCCGGGGAAGAAGAAAAATTGGAATCGCGCAAACAGGTCCTGCGCGACCAGGCCCAGGCCCAGCAACACGTCGATTCAGCCATAGAACTGCTTTGCACACCGGATACCGGCCTGCACGACGCCCTGGGAAAGTTGCGCAAGGCCGTACTGAATCTGGAAAGCACGGTTTCACCGCGAATTTCGGAGACGGTTTCAGGGGCTGCGGAGGTGGAGGCGGGTGAAGCGGCTCCAAAGCCGGTTTCCGAGGCCGAAGCGCTGCTTCAGTTTGGCGAGCACCTCCACGACTTGGAGCGCCGCCTGCGCGGCAGGGCCAGGACCCAGACCGCCCAGGGAGAACTGGAATCCATCGAGGCCCGGCTCTGGGACCTCTCTCAACTCAAACGCAAACTGAAACGCCCACTGGAGGAAATCGTCCGCCTCAAGGAAGAAGTGGACGCCAATTTGTCCTATCTGGACGCTTCCGGGCTGGACCTGAAGCAATTGGAGCGCGACATCGAAAAGGCGCGAAGCGACCTGGCCGAAACCCTGGCCGCGCTGGACGCGGATCGACGACGTACCGCTACGGACGTCGGAGGACGCTTGGGCAGAGACTTGCGGGACCTGGGCTTTTCCGAACATCTGAATATTGAATTCACCTTCGCCCCCCTGGAAATCTTTCCCGGTCTGACCGAACACCGCCCTCGCTTGCTCTGGGCCCCCAACCCCGGTCAGCCCTTCCAACCCCTGGAGGAAATTGCCTCCGGCGGCGAGCTGTCCCGCGTGCTCCTGGCGATCATCGGCCTGATGGCCGACGCTGACAATCCAACCCTGATCTTTGACGAAGTGGACGCCGGCATCGGCGGCATGACCCTGAACAAGGTCGCCGACCGCCTGCGCTCCCTGGCCTCGGTGCAGCAAGTCCTGGTGATCACCCACTGGCCACAGCTGGCGGCCCAGGGCGAGATACACTTTCAGGTCCGCAAGGAAGTCGTGGACGGGGCCACCTTTACCCGCTGCACGGTCCTGGAAGGGACAGCCAGGGAAGAGGAACTGCGGCGGATGACCGGTGGCGGATGGAGTGTTGAGGATGACCGCGGTGAATGATATGTTCCCACTGAATATTGGAAAAATGACACATAATGATGCAGACGATGCCGGGAATTTTCGAACGACTATTTTGCCGTCACGACTGAACCCTGAAGATAAGGAGAGCCCCCATGCCCAACCAATTGGACCAACTCAAGGCCCATTCCATTGTTGTCGCGGACACGGGTGATTTTGCCAGCATCAAGGAGTATCAGCCCCAGGATGCCACCACCAACCCCAGTCTGATTCTCAAGGCCGCGGGGATGAAGGAGTACGGGGATATGGTGGACGGGGTCATAGCCCAGGCACGGGGTGACGCCGGATCGACGGAGGCTTTTTTGGCTGAGGCCATGGACAAGCTGTTCGTGGCCTTTGGCGTGGAAATCCTGAAGATCGTGCCGGGGCGGGTCTCCACCGAGGTGGACGCCCGGTTGAGCTTTGACGTGCAGGGCTCGGTGGACAAGGCTAGGCGACTGATAGAGCTGTACGAGCGGGCCGGAGTGGATCGGGAGCGGGTGTTGATCAAGCTGGCCGGAACCTGGGAGGGGATCGTCGCCGCCAAGGTCCTGGCCAAGGAGGGCATCCGCTGCAACATGACCCTGCTGTTTTCCTTTGCCCAGGCCGTGGCCTGCGCCGAGGCCGGGGTGCAGCTGATTTCCCCCTTCGTGGGCCGGATCATGGATTGGTACAAGAAGCATGAGGGTCGGGACGGATACGCCCCTCAGGACGATCCCGGCGTCCACTCCGTGACGCGGATCTACAACTACTACAAAAAACACGGCTACCCCACCGAGGTCATGGGGGCCAGCTTCCGCAACGCCGGAGAAATACTGGAGTTGGCCGGCTGCGATCTGCTGACCATCAGCCCGGACTTGCTTCGGGAGTTGCATGACGGCCAAGGCACGCTGGAGCGCAAGCTGAGTCCCGAATCTGCGCAAAGCCTCGGGGAGGAGAAGCTGTCCCTGGATGAAAAAGCCTTCCGCTGGATGCTCAACGAGGATCAGATGGCCACGGAAAAACTCTCCGACGGCATCCGCCTGTTCGCGGCGGACGCGGTCAAGCTGGAGCGGATGATCCTGGACAAGGGCTGACCTTGTAAAAAAATCGGCGACGACAGGGGCGTCCGCGATACGCCCCTACCTTCCAAAGCCTTCCATGATCTCTCCATCCGGGGCCGAGCCGAAGCCCAGGGAGAGGAGGAAGCGTTCGTCCTCGCTCCATCTGGACCGGATCTTGACCCAGAGTTCCAGATAGACCTTGGTTCCCAGCAATTCTTCCAATTCCAGCCGGGCGTTTTGTCCGATCTGCTTCAGGTTGCGGCCCTGCTTGCCGATGACCATGGCCTTGTGGGTGTCCCGCTCCACGAAGATCACGGCGTGAATCCGGGTCAGGCCGGGCTTGCTCGTGTCGTCCCAATTTTCGATGTCCACGGCGGTCCGGTAGGGCAGTTCCTCGTGCAGGTTCAAAAAGAGTTTTTCCCGGATGATTTCCGAGGCCATGAACCGCACCGGCACGGTGGAAAGCTGGTCTTCGGGAAACAGGGGTGGGCCCAGGGGCAGGGACTTGGCGATGCCGGCGATCAGGGTCTCCACGTTTTCCCCGGTGGTCGCGGACAGGGGGATGATTTCAGCTTCCGGCCACGTTCCGGCGATCTGCTCCATCAGGGGCAACAGCCGCTTGCGATCCTTGACCCTGTCGATCTTGTTCACCGCGACCAGCAGCGGCTGAGGCAAGCGAACCCGTGAACCGTGCAAAGGTTGGAGGTCCTCGGAAAAAAGGTGGGGGCGGTCCGTGTACAGCGCTCCATCCAGGACGATCACGGCCATATCCGCCCGGGCCAGGGCCTGCCAGGCGGCCTTGAGCAGAAAAGAGTTCATCTTGCCCCGCAGGCGGTGCAGGCCGGGGGTGTCCAGAAACACGACCTGCAAGCCGTCCCTGGTCAGAATTCCGGTGACCTGGTTGCGGGTTGTCTGGGGTTTGGGACTGACGATGCTCACTTTCTGACCCAGCATGGCGTTGAGCAGGGTGGATTTTCCGGAGTTGGGGGGGCCGAGCAGGGCCGTCCAGCCGGTCCGGAAGGTATCCAAGTCGTGCGCTTGGTTCGTTTTGGTCAGGTCATGGGGGACGGAGGTGTCTTGATGGGACATGGTTTTTTCCTTGTGTGGCGAAGGTGGAGTCGTGATCGTGTCATGGCGATTTATGGAATTCATTGTATCCAGAAATCGTCACCCTCACCCTGGCGGAGAGGGAGGTGAAGGATGTTTTTTTCGAAAATCTCCTCATAGGTTTGGTGTCGCGGCGGCGGCCTGGAGCCAGACCAGCTCATCCAGTTGGCGGACGATGCGGCCGAACAGGCCGCCGTATCCGGGAAAGCGGCCGATCAGCTCCCGGCGTTGTTTCTGGACCTGGTCGCAGGCGCTGCCTTCCGGGGAAGAAGGCGTACGCTGCATGACCAGGCGTTCGGCGATGAGGTAGGCTTCCATTTTTTTGCGAAACTCGTGAACCAGGGCTTCCATGTCATCGGCGTGACGTGTCCAAAGGGCCTCGGTTTCGGCATGGGGCGGCAGGGAGCGAATGGTCTGAACCTGGGCGTAGAGGGTGGTCAGTACGAAGCCGGGGATGCCACGCCGCCAGCCCAAAAGCCAGGGGTGCCGCCAGAACAGGAGAAAATGCCGCATGCCCAGGGCGATGATCGCCTCCAGGTGAGCGGCGATACGGGCCAGGCGCGGATCATCCCAGACGATGGGCGTTTCAGCGAAGTTCCAGGCCGGAGCGGTCCGATTTCCGAAAAGACACGGGGGTTGCCCCATAAAGAAAGAAAGCATATGGCCCAGCCAGGAATTGGCCGCCGGGGAGTTGGGGGTTTCCAGATGGGCATAGCTCAGGATATATCGCCCCGTTCCGGCCGGGCCCGTGACGATGCACGGTTCGTCGCGAAGCCGTTCCGGATCCAGGTTGATCCCGTAGAGCCGTTCCCAGGCGGAGCGCTCCGGTGCAGCCACCTGCTCCAGGGCCAGGTCGGAAACCCAGAAGTCCGGGCCGGGGCGGACATAGGCGGCCAGAACCTCGATGCCCGTGGTCGTGTCCTTTGGGATGGCGAACTGGGAAGGCCACCAGACCGGAAGATCGATCAGGGTGGGGATGTCTTGCGGAACCAGCGGGTGGCCTTGTTGAGGCGCGCAAGCCACCGAGCCGCTGAAGTTGGGCAGACGCTGGGCCATAGGTTTGCGGCATAAGGGACATACTGCCAGCCCGTGGTTGTCAGGCAGGGCTAGGCCCGCGCCACCGCACAAGCCGACGTAGACGCCGCCGGAACGCAGATAGTCGCCCACGGCCTTGCGCCCGTCCGGCCCCAAGGCTTCGGCCTTGAATCTGGCCCATCCTCCGGGTACGAACAGGGCCGCCGGAGGCTGGTCGCGCAGCAGGCCCGCCGCGATTTCCGAGGCCCTGGCCAAGCGCAAGGGGACGCCCCAGGCGGCCAGGCACCTCCAGAGCAGGATCGCCCAAAGATGCGACTCGTCCCATAAGAGACAGATGGAGCCCGATCCTGGGCCTGAGCCTGAGCCCGTGGGGCGCGGAAAGTGCCTTGTTCCCAAAATTTTCATGTCGGGGGCGTCCATGGGCTGGTGGAGTACCAGGACCGCCGACGCGAAACAAGCCATGGCAGTCCACTTGAGTGTAAAACAAGTCCTAATTCAGCAGGCCGTTCAAAAACCTCAAGTGCAAGGAACAAAAAAAGTTCAAGGTCGAAGCGTATGTGTTGATACGTGAGAGTTTGAACTTTTTGCAGTGACGCAGCAATTGGGAGTTTTTCAACGGGCTGCCGCCGTTCACGACGAATGAGAGGGAGAAGACATCCAATGACCGAAACCAAATTGTCCAAGGGGTACGAACCCCGTGACGTGGAAGCCAAATGGCTGGAATACTGGGAGGAGCAGGGTACGTTCACTGCTCCGGCCCAGGCGGATCGACCAACCTATTCCATGGTCATCCCGCCGCCCAACGTCACGGGCTCCCTGCACATGGGTCACGCCCTGAATCTGACCCTCCAGGACATCCTGGCCCGGTTTCATCGCCAGCAAGGCCGTGACGTGCTTTGGGTGCCGGGGACCGACCACGCCGGGATCGCTACCCAGAACGTGGTGGAAAAATCACTGGCCGCTCAGGGCAAAAGCCGGGAGGAACTGGGCCGTGAAGCCTTCGTGGAGCGGGTCTGGGCCTGGAAGGAGGAGTACGGCGGCAAGATTTTGAACCAGGTGCGTCGTCTGGGGGCTTCGGTGGACTGGACCCGGCTGCGCTTCACCATGGACGACGGGTTGTCCAAGGCCGTGCGGGAGGTGTTCGTCCGGCTGTACGAGGAAGGGCTGATCTACAAGGGCGACTACATCATCAACTGGTGCCCCCGGTGCCATACGGCCCTGGCCGACCTGGAGGTGGAACATGCCCAGGCCGACGGTCGACTGCATGCCATTCGTTACCCGTTGGCCGACGGCTCCGGAGGCCTGACGGTGATGACCACCCGGCCGGAAACCATGCTCGGCGACACCGCGGTGGCCGTGCATCCCGAGGACGAGCGGTTCGCGCACCTGGTGGGCAAGGAGGTCATCCTGCCCCTGGTGGGCCGCAAGCTGCCGATCATCGCCGACGCCTACGTGGACCGGGAGTTCGGCACGGGCTGCCTGAAGGTCACCCCGGCCCACGACATGAACGATTTTGAACTGGGCCGACGCCACGATCTGGCCGTGGTCAAGGTCATCGACGATCACGGTCGGATGAGCGCCGAAGCCGGGATGGAGTACGCCGGTCTGGATCGCATGGAATGCCGCAAGCGCATCGTCGCGGACCTGGAGGAAAAAGGGTTTCTGGTTCGCGTGGAAGACCACCCGCACAGCGTGGGGCATTGTTACCGTTGCCGGACAGTGATCGAGCCCGCGGTCTCCAAACAGTGGTTCGTGGCCGTAGGGCCTTTGGCCGCCAAGGCCCGCAAGGCCGTGGAGGACGGGCGGACGGCGATTTATCCCCGGCAGTGGGAGCGGACCTATTTCGACTGGCTGGACAACATCCGGGACTGGTGCATTTCTCGTCAGATATGGTGGGGCCATCGTATCCCGGCCTGGACTTGCCAGTCTTGCGGCGAGATGATCGTCTCCCGGGAAGATCCAAAAAGCTGTCCCAAATGTCCGGGCAAGCTTGTCCAGGAAAGCGACGTGTTGGATACGTGGTTCTCCTCGGCCCTCTGGCCCTTTTCGACTCTGGGCTGGCCGGACGAGACCTCGGAACTGAAAAGCTACTATCCCACCTCGGTGCTGGTCACGGGGTTCGACATCCTCTTTTTCTGGGTGGCCCGGATGATGATGATGGGCCTGCACTTCCGCGATGAGGTCCCCTTTCAACACGTCTACATCCATGCCCTGGTCCGGGACAGCGACGGCCAGAAGATGAGCAAGTCCAAGGGCAACGTGATCGACCCTCTGACCATGGTCGATCAGTACGGCACGGATGCCCTGCGGATGACCCTGACGGCCATGGCGGCCATGGGCCGGGACATCAAGCTGTCCGAGGACCGGATTCAGGGCTATCGGTTTTTCGTGAACAAGCTTTGGAACGCAGCCCGCTTCGCCCTGATCAACCTGCCCCAGGACGGAGCCGGGGACGTGCTTCCCGCTTCGGCGGACCTGGATCTGCGCCACCGTTGGATCCTGACCCGTCTGGAGCAGGTCAAGCAGGAAAACGCCGCGGCCATCACCGAATACCGGTTCAACGACGCGGCCATGGGGCTGTACCAGTTCATCTGGCATGAACTCTGCGACTGGTATCTGGAAATGGTCAAACCGGATCTGCCCGGAGCCGTCCAGGCTGAAAAAGGTGAAGCCCAGGAACAGAATAAAGCCGAGTCCCAGGCCACGGCCCAGGTTTGCCTGCAAACCGTGCTTTCCGAAGTGCTGCTCCTGCTCCACCCCGTCATGCCCTTCGTGACCCAGGAAATTTGGAACTCCCTGCCCGCCCGCGGCGCCAGAGCCAATCTGGCCGCCCAACCCTATCCTCCGGCTCGGCCTGGCCAGTTGGACGAACAGGCCTTGCGGGACATGGGGCTGATTCAGGAGGTCGTGGTCAGCGTGCGCAACATTCGGTCCGAACTCAGCATTGGGCCGTCTCAAAAACTGGACGTGCTGGTGCGTTGCCGGGAGGCCTCCCTGGCCGAAGTCCTCTCGACGAACCGGGAGACCATCGTTCATCTGGCCCGTCTTGAGGGATTTCAGGTCGAAGCGGACCTGAACCCGCCCAAGGCCTCGGCTTCCGCCGTGGTTCAGGGGGTGGAAGTGTTCGTGCCCCTGGCCGGGGCCGTGGACTTCCAGACCGAACTGGCCCGCCTGGAGAAGGAATTGAACAAGGCGGCCAAGGAACTGGACATCGTCACCCGCAAAGTGAACAATGATGATTTTCTGGCCAAGGCACCGGCCGAAGTGGTGGAAAAAGAGCGGGCTAAGGCCAGGGATATCGCCGAAAAACAATCCAAACTGCTGGCCCTGCGCGAACGGTTGCAGGGGCTGATGGAGTAGGAGCATTCATGTCCAAAGTCTACCTGCTGGGCGCCGGGCCCGGCGATCCGGAGTTGATCACGCTCAAGGCCAAGCGGTTGTTGGAGAGCGCGGATACGGTGGTTTACGACTATCTGGCCAATCCGCGATTTCTGGCTTGGTGCCGACCGGACGCGGAAATATATTACGTCGGCAAGAAAGGCGGCGACCATACCCTGCCCCAGGACAAGATCAACGATCTGTTGGTGGAGCGGGCCAAGGCGGGGAAGGTCGTGGCCCGGCTCAAGGGGGGAGATCCGTACGTCTTCGGGCGGGGGGCGGAGGAGGTTGAGGAGCTTTTGGAGCACGGCATCGAATTCGAGGTGGTCCCCGGGGTGACCTCGGCCGTGGCCGCTCCGGCGTATGCCGGGATTCCGCTGACCCATCGCCGTTTCGCCTCTTCGGTGTCCTTCATCACCGGCCACGAGGACCCGACCAAGGCCGAGAGCGCTCATGACTGGGAGGCTTTGGCGCGAAGCACCAGCACCCTGGTTTTTTTCATGGGCGTGAAGAACCTGCCGGAAATTTCGGCCAATCTGATCAAGGCCGGACTGCCCGGAAGCACCCCGGCGGCCCTGGTCCGCTGGGGAACAACCTGCCGGCAGCGCTCGCTGATTTCCACATTGGCCGATATTGCCGAGGAGTCCCAAAAACAGGGGTTCAAGCCTCCATCCTTGTTGGTGGTGGGCAAAGTGGTTTCCCTGCACGACAAGCTGAACTGGTTCGAGCGGCGACCTCTGCTGGGCAAGGGCGTGGTGGTCACCCGCTCCCGGGAGCAGGCCAGCGACGTGGTGGCCACCCTGGAGAACCTGGGAGCCTGTTGCTATGAGTTTCCGACCATTGCCGTGGAACCCATGAAGGATGCGGCGCCCATTCAGGAAGCCGCCGGACGGCTGGGCGACTACGACTGGGTGGTCTTCACATCGGTCAATGGCGTGCGCATGTTCTGGGACGTGCTGGAAGGCCAGGGGCTGGACGCCCGGGCCTTTGCCGCAACCAGGGTGGCGGCCATTGGCCCGGCCACGGCCGAGGGGCTGGCTGGGCGGGGCATCCGGGCCGATTTCGTCCCGGAAAAGTACGTGGCCGAGGACATCGTCCAGGGGCTGCTGGCCAGGGACGTAGTCGGCAAGCGGGTGCTGATTCCCAGGGCCGAGCTGGCTCGTGAAGTCCTGCCCGAAGAATTGCTCCGGGCAGGAGCCCAGGTGGAGGTGCTGCCGGTGTACCGGACACTGCCGGTGGCCAAGGGCGCACAGGACGTGACGACCGCCCTGG contains:
- the cobA gene encoding uroporphyrinogen-III C-methyltransferase; the protein is MSKVYLLGAGPGDPELITLKAKRLLESADTVVYDYLANPRFLAWCRPDAEIYYVGKKGGDHTLPQDKINDLLVERAKAGKVVARLKGGDPYVFGRGAEEVEELLEHGIEFEVVPGVTSAVAAPAYAGIPLTHRRFASSVSFITGHEDPTKAESAHDWEALARSTSTLVFFMGVKNLPEISANLIKAGLPGSTPAALVRWGTTCRQRSLISTLADIAEESQKQGFKPPSLLVVGKVVSLHDKLNWFERRPLLGKGVVVTRSREQASDVVATLENLGACCYEFPTIAVEPMKDAAPIQEAAGRLGDYDWVVFTSVNGVRMFWDVLEGQGLDARAFAATRVAAIGPATAEGLAGRGIRADFVPEKYVAEDIVQGLLARDVVGKRVLIPRAELAREVLPEELLRAGAQVEVLPVYRTLPVAKGAQDVTTALENGEIQYITFTSSSTVTNFFAAIRPDLIQKHRAALKLVCIGPVTERTLQNHGFQGDIQPEDYTIPAMVQAILDHAGQGRSGGAGA
- a CDS encoding DNA repair protein RecN, with protein sequence MLELLRIRNLALIDDLELEFGPGLNVITGETGAGKSFILRALDFLLGEKLAVNLVRPGHDKARVEAVFVSGENGSCAETVIRRELSAQSGRSRVWVNDELASQESLKRLRSRLILHASQHSQQQLRLPSFHARLLDRFLEQPELVREKDRRLAALSTLVDRQRELEERLRDLLERKDLLEYQRSEIAKVDPNPGEEEKLESRKQVLRDQAQAQQHVDSAIELLCTPDTGLHDALGKLRKAVLNLESTVSPRISETVSGAAEVEAGEAAPKPVSEAEALLQFGEHLHDLERRLRGRARTQTAQGELESIEARLWDLSQLKRKLKRPLEEIVRLKEEVDANLSYLDASGLDLKQLERDIEKARSDLAETLAALDADRRRTATDVGGRLGRDLRDLGFSEHLNIEFTFAPLEIFPGLTEHRPRLLWAPNPGQPFQPLEEIASGGELSRVLLAIIGLMADADNPTLIFDEVDAGIGGMTLNKVADRLRSLASVQQVLVITHWPQLAAQGEIHFQVRKEVVDGATFTRCTVLEGTAREEELRRMTGGGWSVEDDRGE
- a CDS encoding valine--tRNA ligase encodes the protein MTETKLSKGYEPRDVEAKWLEYWEEQGTFTAPAQADRPTYSMVIPPPNVTGSLHMGHALNLTLQDILARFHRQQGRDVLWVPGTDHAGIATQNVVEKSLAAQGKSREELGREAFVERVWAWKEEYGGKILNQVRRLGASVDWTRLRFTMDDGLSKAVREVFVRLYEEGLIYKGDYIINWCPRCHTALADLEVEHAQADGRLHAIRYPLADGSGGLTVMTTRPETMLGDTAVAVHPEDERFAHLVGKEVILPLVGRKLPIIADAYVDREFGTGCLKVTPAHDMNDFELGRRHDLAVVKVIDDHGRMSAEAGMEYAGLDRMECRKRIVADLEEKGFLVRVEDHPHSVGHCYRCRTVIEPAVSKQWFVAVGPLAAKARKAVEDGRTAIYPRQWERTYFDWLDNIRDWCISRQIWWGHRIPAWTCQSCGEMIVSREDPKSCPKCPGKLVQESDVLDTWFSSALWPFSTLGWPDETSELKSYYPTSVLVTGFDILFFWVARMMMMGLHFRDEVPFQHVYIHALVRDSDGQKMSKSKGNVIDPLTMVDQYGTDALRMTLTAMAAMGRDIKLSEDRIQGYRFFVNKLWNAARFALINLPQDGAGDVLPASADLDLRHRWILTRLEQVKQENAAAITEYRFNDAAMGLYQFIWHELCDWYLEMVKPDLPGAVQAEKGEAQEQNKAESQATAQVCLQTVLSEVLLLLHPVMPFVTQEIWNSLPARGARANLAAQPYPPARPGQLDEQALRDMGLIQEVVVSVRNIRSELSIGPSQKLDVLVRCREASLAEVLSTNRETIVHLARLEGFQVEADLNPPKASASAVVQGVEVFVPLAGAVDFQTELARLEKELNKAAKELDIVTRKVNNDDFLAKAPAEVVEKERAKARDIAEKQSKLLALRERLQGLME
- the tal gene encoding transaldolase codes for the protein MPNQLDQLKAHSIVVADTGDFASIKEYQPQDATTNPSLILKAAGMKEYGDMVDGVIAQARGDAGSTEAFLAEAMDKLFVAFGVEILKIVPGRVSTEVDARLSFDVQGSVDKARRLIELYERAGVDRERVLIKLAGTWEGIVAAKVLAKEGIRCNMTLLFSFAQAVACAEAGVQLISPFVGRIMDWYKKHEGRDGYAPQDDPGVHSVTRIYNYYKKHGYPTEVMGASFRNAGEILELAGCDLLTISPDLLRELHDGQGTLERKLSPESAQSLGEEKLSLDEKAFRWMLNEDQMATEKLSDGIRLFAADAVKLERMILDKG
- the era gene encoding GTPase Era; its protein translation is MSHQDTSVPHDLTKTNQAHDLDTFRTGWTALLGPPNSGKSTLLNAMLGQKVSIVSPKPQTTRNQVTGILTRDGLQVVFLDTPGLHRLRGKMNSFLLKAAWQALARADMAVIVLDGALYTDRPHLFSEDLQPLHGSRVRLPQPLLVAVNKIDRVKDRKRLLPLMEQIAGTWPEAEIIPLSATTGENVETLIAGIAKSLPLGPPLFPEDQLSTVPVRFMASEIIREKLFLNLHEELPYRTAVDIENWDDTSKPGLTRIHAVIFVERDTHKAMVIGKQGRNLKQIGQNARLELEELLGTKVYLELWVKIRSRWSEDERFLLSLGFGSAPDGEIMEGFGR
- a CDS encoding glycosyltransferase family protein, which translates into the protein MRLCVINCSLQKEFQSLGHTVLGLHPKPGIHDLPRLLEEHRFEPDVVIQQESLGPRVLLKGLGKVSGLKVFWSIDTHLNVFWQMEYVRLFDLVCSTQRNWSDSLQKLTNVPAFWLPWFGRRLSWKGWSQRQRAVCFVGRVTEHRPSRKRFVDFLRREFQMELIQDVSFQQMLEVYQETQLAPNESIFGEINFRLFEAASCGCLVLNPSGIPGLEETFAPDREIGVFSHALELKSKINHYSRNERLAEQTAKAAWARIQEEHLAIHRAQKLLETATQAPARSSTLSEPPALPWALTLYRLWQARRAPLGEEGLRHLLLDLPESPRKREALLGFWLGTYQRGLVLHDLRALLQPDLPFENDLALARTASLAALHLGELALAKAFWMRHQKLSGRSPRPPLSPLDMYCSWAGTFQRQNLLSRPGLPFDHERHLPESALECLILAHRLDSRNMTVCRSMDALLDKQPGFEPLRLSLLSHLTLHQPGNWLAGLKLGLVNLQGFRLEEGLEELLLAASRAEQHSETRKFNNALATADPDGSIRAALGIQPGA
- a CDS encoding type 1 glutamine amidotransferase family protein codes for the protein MACFASAVLVLHQPMDAPDMKILGTRHFPRPTGSGSGPGSGSICLLWDESHLWAILLWRCLAAWGVPLRLARASEIAAGLLRDQPPAALFVPGGWARFKAEALGPDGRKAVGDYLRSGGVYVGLCGGAGLALPDNHGLAVCPLCRKPMAQRLPNFSGSVACAPQQGHPLVPQDIPTLIDLPVWWPSQFAIPKDTTTGIEVLAAYVRPGPDFWVSDLALEQVAAPERSAWERLYGINLDPERLRDEPCIVTGPAGTGRYILSYAHLETPNSPAANSWLGHMLSFFMGQPPCLFGNRTAPAWNFAETPIVWDDPRLARIAAHLEAIIALGMRHFLLFWRHPWLLGWRRGIPGFVLTTLYAQVQTIRSLPPHAETEALWTRHADDMEALVHEFRKKMEAYLIAERLVMQRTPSSPEGSACDQVQKQRRELIGRFPGYGGLFGRIVRQLDELVWLQAAAATPNL